In Rhodococcus qingshengii JCM 15477, the sequence CAAGATCCAGCGACCGACGCCCCGGTGAGCTCCTACGAGATCAAGGTGAAGGCTGACGGGACACCCGTCAGTGGGATCAACCCCCGCGGAACCGGCTGGCAGATCCGCCTGTCCGAGATCAACCTCCCGACCGTTGACGGTGTGTACTTCGAGAGAGGGACGTTCCGCCCGTCGGAGGGTGTGACGCTCAACGGGGACCGCACCGAGGCGCTGGTGACCATCACGCCGAAGAGCAATGTCGGTGTCACACTGCTCAACAAAGCGAGCCTGGGATCGGCGAGGATCACCAAATCCGTCATCGGTGACGGAGCGCGCACGGGGCTCGAGGCTTTCGTCGTCAACGCAGAGATCGCCTTCGGTGACGACGCCGCCGGCAACGAGCTGCGTCAATTCACCCTGAAGGACGGTCAGCACTACGACCTGGGCAAATTGCCCATCGGAGCGAAAGTCACCTTCACCGAGGTTCAACCGACGAACACCGACCTCGTGACGTGGTCGCTGCCGGTGATCAGCCCGAAGACGCTCACCATCGGCACCGACGCGTCGGCGAACACGGTCTCCGTCACCAACGAGGCCACGATCACGCAAGGCACCTTCGAAGTGAGCAAAAAGCTCACGGGCCCGAAGGCTTCCGACAAGGCCGTACCGGCCAGCTTCGACGTGATTGCCACCTGGCTCGATACGGACGACAACCCGCAGAGCAAGACGCTGTCACTTCCGTCCGACGGCACCCCGGTTCCGTTCGGCGAGAACCTGCCGGGCGGCACCGAAGTCACACTGACAGAGCTGGTTCCGGCAAACGGTGATGGTCTCGCCTATGGCGTGCCCGCATACTCCGGGAATGTCAGGATCAGTCCGGACAACGAGGCCGTGGTGACCATCGGCAAGGATCTGCGCAAGATCGAGGTGTCGAACTTCGTCGACGTCAACGACGGCACTCTGCGCATTGCAAAGCAGGTCGGCGGTGAGGCCGCCGAGGCCGTCGGCGACGACGTGGAGTTCACGGTCGAGGCGCGTTGGCGCGACGGTGTGGAGTACCGCACCCAGGTGCTGAGCGTCAAGCAGGGACAGACCACACCGCTCGGCGTCGACCTCCCTGTCGGCACCGAGGTGACCTTCACCGAGACCGGCCGTCCCGATGTCGACGGAGTCGAGTGGGGCACGATCTCCTGGGGCACCAGCCCGGAAGGCGAATCGTGGCTGCACTCGAACCTCGACGGCACCGCGACGGGCATAGTCTCCGACGACCCGACCGACGGTCGGCTGATCACGCTGTCGAACGAGGCGCTGTGGAAATTCGGATCGGTCGAATTCACGAAGTTCATCCTCGACGCTGACGGCAAGCCCGTCCGCGCACCCGAGGCCGACCTGCCTGACAGCGCGACGTTCGAGGTCCGTATCGACGGGATCGATCCGGCACTCCCCGCTGGAACTGATTTCCCGGCAGTGGGCCAGACCATCACCCTCGATGCCGCAAACGACTGGAGCTGGACGTCCGACGAGGTTGTGCCGCGGAACACCGTGATCACCTTCTCCGAGGTCGACCCCAAGCCACTGGCCGGTATCGACTGGGCGCGGCCGTACTACTACGTCTCCGCGGATGCCGGTGACGCCGATTACCGCGACACCGTCAAGGCGGTGGCCGGTGAGAAGGCTGTGGTGGAGATCCACAACCGCCCGATCCCGACCACCGAGGTGGATATCGACAAGATCGTGACCGGCCCCAAGGGCAGCCAGGTAGCCAAAGACGGATCCACGATCTTCCAGGTCACGGCTACGTGGACGGACATCGACAATGAGGCGCGGTCTTGTGTTCTCGATGTCAAGCCGGGCGCTTCGGTCACTCCGACCGCCCAGTGCGACGCAGCCGTCATCGACGGCCGGGTCCAGTTCCCGCTGAACACCGACATCACTTTCACAGAAACCGGTGCTCACACCGACGTCACCAACGTCAAGTGGGGTGAAGTGATCTGGGGCGTCAAGGAAGGCAAGGCGGATGTCTCGAAGATCGACGGCGAACCGACCGCAACTTCCGTCAAGCTCACCGGCGAAGCAAACAAGTCGGTGGTCCTGGGACTCGAGAACAAAACCAGCAGCAATGGGCTGATCATCATCCCGATCCCGATCCCGCTGCCGCCGTGGGAAATCCCGACATGGCCGGGCTCTGAAGTACCCGGAGGATCAGGCACTGACGTGTCGACTCCCGGCAACAACGCTCCCGGCAATAACGGTGGTGGACACAACGGTGCTCCGGGCACACCTGCTCCGGGAAATCCTGCTCAGGCCAAACCGGACCAGTCATCGTCCCTGCCGGTAACCGGCGCGAACGTCATCTGGCTCGCCGGTCTAGCGCTGACACTGATCGGCGGTGGCGCATGGCTCACCCTGCGTAACCGCAAGCGTGCACCCGGCCAGGAGTAACTCCCAACCAGAAATACCGAAACAGGGCGGGTGCGACATACACCTGGTCGCACCCGCCCTGTTTCACCGTCACGACGCATCTATCTCGCGGCCGCCGCCGCGGCCCACCCCTCGAAGGAGAAACACCATGTCATTCCTCCCGTTCCCGATCGTCATCGAAGGCATCGAGACCACTGGTTCTGCCGTGATCGACGGCCTCGGTCGCCTGTCCGTACTCCTTTACGATCTCCTCGGCGGTACCGGGAGCGCCACGATCGACGCGGGCAGCTAGTTCGATACGGCACCAATGCGACACATCAGCTAGCTCGGTAGATCTGTGAAGAGGAGACCCCGGTTCGTGAGCGATACCAAAGTTCCAGGGCGTCGGCGGCCGGGCGCAGGCCAGGTAATCGGCGAACTGCTCCTCACGGCCGGGGTCGTCATCTTGCTGTTCGTCATCTATGAGGCGTTCTGGACCAATATGGTCTCAGGGCGGCTGCAGGACGAGCTCAACAACAGTCTGGAGGAATCCTGGGCCGAAGTCCCCGAAGCCTCAGGAGCGATCGATGGTCAGCCGGTGTCCCCGCTGATCCCTGTGCTCGGCGAGGGATTCGCGCGCGTGCATTTCCCCACACTCGGCGCCGCGTACGCAATCGTCGAGGGCACACGCAACGAGGACCTGCGGGCCGGCCCCGGCCACTACCCGGACTCGCAGATGCCCGGCGAAGCCGGCAACTTCGCGCTCGCCGGGCACCGCAATGGTTCCGGCGCAGTCTTCCAGCACCTGGATCGACTCGATGCATGCGATGCCGTCGTCGTGGAGACCGAGTTCCAATGGATGACGTACCGGTTGCTCCCACTCGACCAGGCCTCGCCCGAACGTCGCGCTGCGGCGAAAGCCTGCTTGAATCCCGAGCAAGCCGATCGTGTTTCCGAAGGCGACTACGTCCATCTCCTCGGGCGGCGCATCACCGTGCCCGGGGATGTTGCGGTCGTCACCCCGCTGCCCGGAAGCCCTTGGGCCGAGCCCGACGCCACGCTGGAAAGTATGTTGACACTGACCACGTGCCATCCGCTCTACTCGAACAGCGAACGCTTGATCGTCCACGCGGTTCTCGTCGAAACAATCTCGAAGACTTCGGGCACCATTCCCGCGGCATTCCAGGAGCAATGAATGTACGGATACCTCTGGGGAGCGCTCCCCGGCCCCCGACCAGTGAAGGCCCTGCTGGCGATCGTTCTCGTGGTCGCGGTGGTGCTGCTACTCATGGAATTCGTATTTCCTTGGATGTCAGAGCATATGCCCTACTCCGACGTCACCGTATAGAGCGCCCGTGCAGGTCGGCCGACACCGGCACGAGGCCCGGCTGGCGCCCGAAGGCGCTGTCCTACAGCGGACTCGACGGACCTACGATGATTCTGGCGTGTCGATGCAAACCAGTTTCCGCGTGTGTCGGAACGGGTCGCCTAGTTGACACTCGAGGCTCTCCGGAATGTTCATTCGACGCCTGAGCGAGCACTGAGACCTGACTCCGCCGCTACAGAACCTTCGTGAAGATCTGCGCCGGCGCTGCCGTCTCGAGCTTGGCCAGCGCCTCAACCAACCTGACGAAGTGCTCGGTATGGGTGTGGGCGTCGAGGTGCTCCTGAGATTCCCATTCCTCCACCAACACGAGCTCGCAGGGATTGTCGGTGCGCTGCAGTAACTCGTAATTGATGCAGCCGTCCTCTTTTCGGGTCTCGGTGACAAGTTCGTCGTACAACCGAAGCACTTCCGCGAGATCGCCCTGCTCCACTGTGGTTGGCACCAAAACCCTGATCACAAAGACTCTCCGATTCGTCTGACCCGCGTTGACCCCTCCGCTCGAAGTCTGCCGTAGACCTCCGACAGATCGACATTTCCGTTGTGACTCGAAGTTTGCGGACAGGCGCAATACCTACGAAACACCCCCGATACCGGAGGTTCGTAGGGTTTGCCGAAGTCGGGCTCGCAATCAGCAGCGCAGCCCTGGGCCCGGGCGAGGGGTAAGCACATGAGTGGAAATGCAGTTCGCTTGCAAGCGATCAAGGACGTCGAGGCCTACACACCTCCGGTGGTCAGTTTCACGACCGACGAGACACCCGGAGAGGTGTTCGGAGCCAACGTCTTCAACAAGGTGGTCATGCAGAAGCGACTGCCCAAGCTCGTCTACAAATCGGTGATGTCGACGATCGAGCAAGGCAAACCGCTCGATCCCATGGTCGCCGATGCGGTCGCGTCGGCGATGAAGGACTGGGCGTTGGAGAAAGGCGCAACCCACTACGCCCACGTCTTCTATCCACTGACCGGGTTGACGGCCGAGAAGCACGACAGCTTCCTCGAGCCGGTCGGCGACGGCAGTGCACTGGCGGAGTTCGCCGGCAAGACCTTGATCCAAGGTGAACCCGACGCTTCGAGTTTCCCGAACGGCGGGCTGCGCAATACATTCGAGGCTCGCGGATACACCGGCTGGGATGTCACGAGCCCGGCCTACGTTCTCGAAAACCCCAACGGCAACACACTGTGTATCCCGACCGTGTTCGTTTCGATGACCGGCGAAGCGCTCGACCACAAGACTCCCCTGCTGCGTTCACAACAGGCAATGGGTTTCCACGCCGAACGAATCCTTAAGTTGTTCGGCCATACCGATCCCGAGCACATCGTGTCGTTCTGCGGACCCGAGCAGGAGTACTTCCTGATCGATCGACACTTCTTCCTCGCCCGCCCCGACCTCCTCAACGCCGGCCGAACACTCTTCGGCGCAAAGCCGCCCAAGGGCCAGGAGTTCGACGACCACTACTTCGGGGCGATCCCGGAACGTGTGCTCGGATTCATGATGGACACCGAGCGGGAACTTTTCAAACTCGGTATCCCCGCCAAGACGCGGCACAACGAGGTTGCGCCCGGCCAGTTCGAAATCGCCCCGATGTTCGAGCGAGGCAACATCGCCGCGGACCACCAGCAGTTGCTGATGACCACTTTCAAGACAATCGCCAAGAAGCACGGCATGGAATGTCTGTTCCACGAGAAGCCGTTCGACGGTGTCAACGGCTCCGGCAAGCACGTCAACTTCTCGCTGGGCAACTCCGAACTCGGCAGTTTGCTTGTCCCCGGCGACAATCCGCATGACAATGCCCAGTTCCTCGTATTCTGCGCCGCAGTCATCCGGGCCGTCCACAAATACGCGGGCCTCCTGCGCGCGTCGGTCGCATCGGCAACCAACGATCACCGCCTCGGCGCCAACGAGGCTCCCCCGGCCATCATTTCGATCTTCCTCGGCGATCAACTGGCCGACGTCTTCGAGCAGATCGCCAAGGGCGCCGCGACATCGTCGAAGGACAAGGGCACCATGATGATCGGCGCCGATACCCTTCCCGTCCTACCGACCGACCCGGGCGATCGCAACCGTACGAGCCCATTTGCCTTCACCGGCAACCGTTTCGAGTTCCGCGCGCCAGGATCGCTGCAAACAGTCAACGGCCCGATGGTCACCATCAACACGATCATGGCCGAGGCCTTGGACTACATGGCCACCGAACTGGAGGCCGCGGTCGCCGACGGCGCCGATTTCGACACCGCCGTCCAGAATCTGCTCACCGAGATCATCACCAACCACGGTGCGGTTGTCTTCAACGGCGACGGTTACTCGGAGAACTGGCAGATCGAGGCCGAGTCTCGCGGCCTGCCGAACCTTCGCACGACGCTGGACGCCCTTCCTGAACTGATCACCGAATCCTCGATGGAACTCTTCGAGAAGTACAAGGTCTTCAACCACCGGGAGATGCACAGCCGCTACGAGGTCGGACTCGAACAGTACGCACTGAGCATCGGCGTCGAGGCACGCCTGGCCGCCGAAATCGGTACGACGCTGATTCTTCCGGCTGCAGTGCGCCACCAGACGGAAGTTGCGCAGAACTTCGTCGCACTGAAGTCTGCCGGCCTCGAACCGGATTCAGCACCGCTCGAAGAAGTGTCGGCGCCCGTTGCGGCTCTGCGCACAGCGCTCGCGGCCCTGCGCGCAGCAATCGACACCGACGCCGGCGAGACGCCATTCGATCAGGCCAAGCACGCACAGGACGCACTCCTGCCCGCCATGGCAGAGGTACGTGCAGCGGCCGACTTCCTCGAAACCATCGTCGCCGACGATCACTGGCCACTCCCGACGTATCAGGAAATGCTCTTCATTCTCTGAGTATCACCCGAATATCACTACCCACAGAACTATGGCCTGCAACTCGATCGAGTTGCAGGCCATAGTTGTCGAATCTTGCTCGGCTAGCGGTCTTCCGGCATCGTGACTTCGAGTACGCGAGCCTCACCGGTGGTCGCGGGGTCAGGACGATCGCGCGAATCCGACGACGCCATCTGGAGTCCGTTCAAATCGGTCCGCATGTAGATGACGTTGTAACGGTCCCACGTGGTGGCGACGAATTCGAGGAACTGTCCGCTCGCCCACGGGTGCATGAATCCGCCGTACAACGCGGGCAACGTGATTCCACTCAACAGGGTCTGCGTACCACTCCACGGGCCTTGCGGTTGGTCGGCCTGACGGATCACCAGGTTGCCCTCGGCACTGGTGTACATGGCAACGTACTTGTTCAGGTAGTCGTTCCACTGCACTGCGAGTTCACTGACCGGTGCCTTGATGACCTGAACGGCATCGGTATCTCGCGGACTCCAACCGGAGCCGTCCCAGTATTCGTAGGCACCGAGATTTCTGATGTCGGCGCCGGCCACTCGCGCCAGGATCGCCTTACCGAAACGACCTGAGGGAGTTCCGTATTCGTAAATGTAGCCGTCCCGACCGTCGAGGAAGGCGCTCTGCTGGAAGTTGGAATTGATCGGCGATACTGCCGGAATCCCCGGAATGCCAAGTCCTTCGGTATTGGCGCGAACTGTCCCCGGATCGAGTTCCCAGTTCTCACCGTTGTCCGTGGAGAAAGCCAGAGCCGAGTAGTTGGTGGTCCAGGCTCCAGGTTCGTCCCACGACCGAACGGACATGAATCTGATGTACTGCACACCACCGTAAGAGATTCCAGCGGTCGGGATGGTGGTGAACTCACCCGGAATGCCGAATCCCGGAATGATCTCCTTGGAATGATTGGGGCCGTCCAAAGGAGAACTGTCGATCTTCATCCCGTCGGCAATGGCGGTGTCGTTGCTGCGGAACAATACGTTGCTGCGCCAGTCGTCACCCGGGGTGTCGCAGTCGCCCACCGTGTCGCCGAATGCCATCAGCACGTCGTGATCCGGCCCCGAAAGACCGTTGTCCCACATGATTCCGAGGTCGGTACCCGACACGTTGAACCGCTCGATGGTGTTGTTGGGACTGCCTGGGCCAGTGACCATTTCGATCGCCTTGGTGCGGCCGGTCAGCACCGGCAGAGCACCGTTGGGGGCGCCGGTGATCCAAGGCAGCGCGTTGGCGAGGGAGCCGGTACCGGCGGATCCACTGCCGAGCGATCCGGTCAGCGAGCCGAGCGAACCCGTCATCGATCCGGCGGAACCACTTCCTCCCGAACCGCACGGTCCACCGATCGCCGACGCAGACGGTGCTGCGGCAATCGTCGCGGCAATCGTGACGACGCCTATCGACAACATCGCCGACATGGAGTGTTTATTACGCACGTGCAGCCCCTCTGATCATTTCGACTCGTTCGGACCACAGGCACAGTGATCCCCGACCGCAGAAGCAAACCATTTGGACTGTGTTAAGAGAGTGAAAGCTGAGCAAATTGTTATAAATCGCCCGTTCAACTGACACAAGTGACAGCTGTGTCCGATTTCACCTTCACAGGACAGTTGTCCGATACAGCAATAAAGGCGCCTAGTATGTAACGGAAATGTAAAAGAGTTCTCACAACGAGGTAGGTGAGCGGTGTCCGTACGTGACCGCGTAGCGCAGATTTACGATCAGGTTTTGGTTCGCAATGCAGGAGAGCCCGAGTTCCATCAGGCCGCCGCAGAGGTCTTCGAGTCTCTTCACGTAGTGCTCGAACGCCACCCCCGCTACGCCGACGCCGGACTCATCGAGCGGCTCTGCGAGCCGGAACGCCAGATCATCTTCCGCGTGCCGTGGACCGACGACCAGGGCAACGTTCACGTCAACCGTGGCTTCCGCGTTCAGTACAACAGTGCACTCGGCCCCTACAAGGGCGGCCTGCGCTTCCACCCCAGCGTCAACCTGGGCATCGTGAAGTTCCTCGGCTTCGAGCAGATCTTCAAGAACTCACTGACCGGCCTGCCCATCGGCGGCGGCAAGGGTGGCTCGGACTTCGATCCCAAGGGCCGCTCCGACGCAGAGGTCATGCGCTTCTGTCAGTCCTTCATGACCGAACTGCAGCGTCACATCGGTGAATACACCGACGTTCCGGCCGGCGACATCGGCGTCGGCGGTCGCGAGATCGGCTACCTGTTCGGTCAGTACAAGCGGCTGACCAACACGTACGAGTCGGGCGTCCTCACCGGCAAGGGCATCACCTGGGGCGGATCGCAGGTTCGCACCGAGGCCACCGGCTACGGCGTCGCGTACTTCGTCGCCGAAATGCTCAAGGCGAAGGGTGAAGGCCTCGAAGGCAAGAACGTCGTGATCTCCGGATCCGGCAATGTCGCCATCTACGCAATCCAGAAGATCCACCAGCTCGGCGGCGTCGCGATCGCCTGCTCGGATTCCTCGGGATACATCGTGGACAAGAAGGGCATCGATCTCGACCTCCTCAAGGAGATCAAGGAAGTTCGCCGCGGCCGCATCAGCGAGTACGCCGACGCAGTTCCGCATGCCGAGTTCATCGCCGACGGTTCCATCTGGGACGTGCCGTGCGACGTCGCACTCCCCTGCGCGACTCAGAACGAGCTCGACGAAGATGCCGCAAAGACCTTGATCGCCAACGGCGTTCAGGCCGTTGCCGAAGGCGCGAACATGCCCACCACCCCCGGTGGCATCCAGCTCTTCCGTGACGCGAACGTAGCCTTCGCACCCGGCAAGGCGGCCAACGCCGGTGGCGTTGCAACCTCCGCTCTCGAAATGCAGCAGAATGCTTCGCGTGATTCCTGGAGCTTCGAGTACACCGACGAGCGTCTCGCCGGAATCATGCGCGGCATCCACAAGCGCACCATCAACACCGCTGCCGAGTACGGAAAGCCCGGCGACTACGTGCACGGCGCGAACATTGCCGGCTTCGTGAAGGTGGCCGACGCCATGATTTCACTGGGCGTCATCTAGAGATTTCCGCACCACAGACAGCAGTACAAAAAGGGTGATTTCACCCTGAACCGGTTCCCGTACATCGGACTGGTCGAATCAATACCTAGGCCTCGAGGGCCCTGGGTCCGCGAGGACCCAGGGCCCTCGAGCTTGCTCCGAGCAAATCGCCCGCGACGAGCACCGTAGGCGCGGCAATGATCCCAGACGGAACTCGTGGTGTCCTCCGAAACCGTTTTCCGCTCTGACGTCGAAAAACACCGTAAGTGGACGATTGTTTAGGTCCGCAGCGCGTGGGGCATATGGACTTATCTTCACATTTGTCCATTTCACAGTTGGACGATCGTTCATGTGGTAGAAATCACAACGCCTGGCGCAATTCGATCCGCAAATTTCAGCGGCGAGTATGCCCCCGAACAAGGCCTCAGCGTGTACCCCGCTTCGTAACGCGCCGAGCCTCCGGGTGCCTGTGCCAGGCGACGCACCTGTCTAGAGGAGGCCACCCATGTCCCCAGCGCTGCTGAACAACCCGGGACCGCTCATGTTGGGAGGCAAGCCCGCCTCCACAGCGGTCAACGACGTCATCCCACTGGCAAGCGATCTCGTAGATCACCTGTCCCGTGCCAACCCGACGTTGACTTCCCTCCAAACGGAGGCAGTACGTCGGGAACTGATTGCGGTGATCGTGCAGGGGCTCCAAGTGGGGATCCAGCTATTGGATCACCGCAAACTTCCCACCGACCAAGAGTTGGACGGCATTCACACGATGACCGTCCAACAAGCATTGAAAGGCGTGCCACTCAGCGCGATCCTCAACTTGACCAACGAGGGCATCAGCACTTTTCGCACCCTCATCCTCAGCCGGGCCGACGCCGAGGACTCCGCCAATCTCGGGGATCTCAACGAGTTCTTGTTCGCACTTGCGCAGCGGCTTCACTCGTTCATCTCGATCAGCTATCTTTCGGCTCTTCCTGCCGGTTCCCAACTCGGGGAATACTCCGCCGGCGCTCTCGTGAAAGCCATGCTGGACGGCGACGATCCCACCCAGCTTGCGTTGCAGATGGGCGTTGAACTCGCACCCCGCTATCTCGTCCTGCGGCTCCTGGTGAACCTGCCGCCCATCCGCCCGGGAGCACGCAACGGCAACCACCAGCGCATACAGGCCTACCGTGACCTCTCCGTCGCTCAATCGAAAATCGCGGCCCACTTCGGGTCGGCGCTGCTCGAAGCTCCTGCACCGCAACGTGGTCTGGTCCTGATCGAGGGCACACCCGACTGGGGAACAGTGTGCGAGGTCATCCAACGCGCACGCGCAACGGTCGGGGTGGAGATCACAGCAATCGCCGAGAACGCCGCGGTACGAGATATCGCCGCCGCCCAAGCAACCACTCACGAATTGGCGCAACTCGTGCGGCGCCTGAGACTGCCGGCGCGGTCCTACCGAATGGAAGACCTCGCGCTCGAGTATCAACTCACTCGGGGTGGCGCAGGCCGCGACAGCTTGATCAATCTTCTCAAGCCACTCGACGGCAATCCGGAACTGCTGCAGACATTGTCCATACATCTCGCCAACGGCCAGCATCGTCAGCGCACCGCGTCGGCGCTCGGCCTGCACACCAACACCGTCGACAATCGAATCAAGCGCATCGCAACCCTGACCGGATTGGATCCGGCCCTGCCCTCTGAACTGCTCAAACTGCGCGCTGCCATGATCTCGCTGACCTTCGCAAGCACTGATGTGGACAATCGTCCAGCGAAAATGTGAACACTCACATCCTCGCTATTAGCTGTCCACGTGTGGCGCCTGGACCCCACTTTTCCGCTCCGAACCGGGCTATAAAAGTGTGGTGCGAATCACCGCGCAAACCAGTAACAATTAAGGGGAAACACATGATCAACGGCCAGGATAACGCTCTCCTCGGTGCCTTCTTCGACACCATCCTGCAGCTCTTCAACGCGGGCAGCACCGGCACGGGCTCGACGGATGGCGGCGGCGTCTCCTAGGACGAATCTCGGGCCCTGTGCGAGAGAATCTCTCGCACAGGGCCCGCTCCAAGCCGCCTGACACTGTGATGGCGGTGACCACGGTGACCACCACGTCGCCACCGCTGAAACCAGGAGCAAGCACATGATCGCCGCACCAACCACAGGCGCTTTGGCCGTCGTTTTGAACACCGTCCTACAGATGTTCAACGCCGGCAGCAGTTTCCTCTACACCGACAACTCTCCGATTGGCGGCGGCGGCGAAACTCCCACGACGCCTGCTCCCTGATCGACTTACCCGCTCGCATCACACAGTCGCGGCACAGACAGGAACCACCGTGATAAACCAGCACACCCTGGGCAGCCTGGTCATCGACTTCGGCTCACTCTCCCGAGCACTCGGCTTCGGCAACGGCTCCATCGTGTCGCTCGGCAGCACCGGAAGTGGCTGAAACAGCCCGCCTGACCACGTCGACGATCCCGTCGCCGCTCACCTTCTCACCACATCTCGAAACAGAAAGCAGGTCCCCCTGTGCCTACAATTCCGCTCACCGGCGACCCCATCGTCATCAACATCATCGTCCAGCTACTGAGCGCGGGCAGCAGCAATGCACTCGCACTGGGCGGAGTCGGTAGCAGCGGTCTCGGTAGCACCGGGCTCGGCAGCTTCGACTCGGCGAGCCTCGGCAGCGCTGCTTAGGACCTCACTTGTGATCGGCGTTCGATCCGCGTCTTCGGCCGCCGAGGCAGTCCACGAAACCCGCGTTGCCCTCCGTCATCTGTGACGGAGGGCAACGCGGTCGTTCAGGCGAGACGGCTCGCGGTTACGCGATCAGGCCGTCCGCCGCGGTGAATCAACGCCAGTCTTCAGGTGGATCGCTGTCGTCGTGCTCGATGGTCACGGACTCCGAACGATCGTCAGCTGCAGCCTTTTTCGCTGCTTCACGCATCTCGATTCCGTCGGACACCCAGTCGCCGATCTCGCGCGTCACGTCTCGAACGGCCCCGGCGATGATCATCGCGATCGAGCCCACGTGGTTGGCTGCACTTTCGGTCAGTTCCTGGACCGTGTCCTTGCGGCGTTCGAATTTCCCGACCATCAGTGTGTGCCTCTCAGGCTGCAGTTCGCTGGCGCTCGACGATAACACCGGGAGGGGTCGTCGACTTGACCAAACCGGGCGGAAGAGCGAGCTTGAAGATCTTGCCCCATACCGAACCGATCTGCTTGAAGAACCCACCGGTGTTGTACGGCAAACCGTACTTCCCGCACAATTCTTTCACCTGGGGAGCGAGTTCCGGATAACGATGCGCAGGCAGGTCCGGGAACAGGTGGTGCTCGATCTGGTGCGAGAGGTTGCCGGACATGATGTGGAAGAGCGGGCTTCCCTCGATGTTGGCGCTGCCGAGCATCTGACGCACGTACCACTGCCCGCGAGTCTCGTCGGCCGTCTCGTCCTCGGTGAAACTCTGGACACCGGTGGGGAAATGGCCACAGAAGATGATCGAGTACGTCCACACGTTCCGGACCAGGTTGGCGGTGACATTCCCCGCGAGAGTGGTCACGAACAGCGGCCCCGTGAGAACCGGGAAGATGACGTAGTCCTTGAGGACTTGCTTGCCCGCCTTGTTCCACCAGCCCTTCAGGAGCGGCTTGACGTCGTGCCACTTGCGTTTGCCCTGGATGACGTTCTCGATCTCGAGATCGTGCATCATCACGCCCCACTCGAAGAGCACCATCAAGGCGAAGGCCCAGACCGGATTACCGAGGTAATAGGGGTTCCACTTCTGCGCGTCGTCGATACGCAGGATGCCGTATCCGATGTCACGGTCTTTGCCGAGAATATTGGTGTACGTGTGATGCATGTAGTTGTGCGAGTGACGCCACTGGTCGGCCGGGCACACCGTATCCCATTCGAAGACTTCGGAATTGAGCCCTGGTTCACGCATCCAGTCGTACTGACCGTGCATGACGTTGTGGCCGATCTCCATGTTGTCGAGGATCTTGGACACGCTCAATGCACCGACTGCCGCGAGCCACACCGGAGGCAGGAAGCCGAGGTACATCAAGCCGCGACCTGCGACCTCGAACCCGCGCTGAGCCTTGATGATCTTGTAGATGTACTCCCGATCCTCCGCCCCGAGCGAGGCGACGGTGCGATCGCGCAATGCGTCCAACTCGCGGCCGATCTCCTCGACCTGCTCGTACGTCAGGACGACGGGAGCGTCGTCCTTCGCATCGGAACCGTTGCCGAGGAACGGGAGGGTGAGAAGTGAAAGTCCAAACATGTCGGTCTCCAGACAGTCGTGTGGAAAATGGGACTTCAGATGTCGACGGTGACGTCGCCGACGGGAGCACTGACGCACAGCTG encodes:
- a CDS encoding fatty acid desaturase family protein; protein product: MFGLSLLTLPFLGNGSDAKDDAPVVLTYEQVEEIGRELDALRDRTVASLGAEDREYIYKIIKAQRGFEVAGRGLMYLGFLPPVWLAAVGALSVSKILDNMEIGHNVMHGQYDWMREPGLNSEVFEWDTVCPADQWRHSHNYMHHTYTNILGKDRDIGYGILRIDDAQKWNPYYLGNPVWAFALMVLFEWGVMMHDLEIENVIQGKRKWHDVKPLLKGWWNKAGKQVLKDYVIFPVLTGPLFVTTLAGNVTANLVRNVWTYSIIFCGHFPTGVQSFTEDETADETRGQWYVRQMLGSANIEGSPLFHIMSGNLSHQIEHHLFPDLPAHRYPELAPQVKELCGKYGLPYNTGGFFKQIGSVWGKIFKLALPPGLVKSTTPPGVIVERQRTAA
- a CDS encoding PucR family transcriptional regulator, yielding MSPALLNNPGPLMLGGKPASTAVNDVIPLASDLVDHLSRANPTLTSLQTEAVRRELIAVIVQGLQVGIQLLDHRKLPTDQELDGIHTMTVQQALKGVPLSAILNLTNEGISTFRTLILSRADAEDSANLGDLNEFLFALAQRLHSFISISYLSALPAGSQLGEYSAGALVKAMLDGDDPTQLALQMGVELAPRYLVLRLLVNLPPIRPGARNGNHQRIQAYRDLSVAQSKIAAHFGSALLEAPAPQRGLVLIEGTPDWGTVCEVIQRARATVGVEITAIAENAAVRDIAAAQATTHELAQLVRRLRLPARSYRMEDLALEYQLTRGGAGRDSLINLLKPLDGNPELLQTLSIHLANGQHRQRTASALGLHTNTVDNRIKRIATLTGLDPALPSELLKLRAAMISLTFASTDVDNRPAKM